The Nitrospira sp. genome contains a region encoding:
- the cysK gene encoding cysteine synthase A, with product MTDRRYNNATEWIGNTPLVRLNRLSPQGGATIYAKVEYANPGGSVKDRICLNMVDEAERSGRLKPGATIVEPTSGNTGIGLALIAAVRGYKLILVMPETMSLERASLLSSYGAELVCTAGWEGMLGSIREADRIVSRNPSYFKPDQFSNPANPAMHRRTTAEEIWNALDGRIDAFVAGVGTGGTITGCGEVFKERNQTVRIIAVEPSASPVLSGGVPGPHKIQGIGAGFVPDVLNRKILDRVIAVTDDEAYCTSKLLASQEGLFGGISSGANVAAARRVAAELGRDKTVVTILCDTGERYLSMGKYFAEV from the coding sequence GTGACCGATCGACGGTATAACAATGCGACGGAATGGATCGGGAATACACCGCTCGTTCGGCTGAATCGGCTTTCGCCCCAAGGCGGTGCAACGATCTATGCAAAGGTGGAATATGCGAACCCCGGCGGCAGCGTAAAAGACAGAATTTGCCTCAATATGGTCGATGAGGCGGAGCGAAGCGGACGGCTGAAGCCCGGCGCGACGATCGTCGAGCCAACCAGTGGGAACACCGGCATCGGCCTGGCGCTTATCGCAGCGGTACGAGGGTACAAATTGATCCTCGTCATGCCGGAAACCATGAGTCTGGAACGGGCCAGTCTCTTATCGTCGTATGGAGCGGAATTGGTGTGCACCGCCGGTTGGGAAGGGATGTTGGGTTCAATTAGAGAAGCCGACCGCATTGTGAGCCGTAACCCGTCATACTTCAAACCGGATCAATTCTCGAACCCCGCGAATCCGGCGATGCATCGGAGAACGACGGCTGAGGAAATTTGGAATGCGTTGGACGGCCGCATTGATGCGTTCGTCGCCGGCGTCGGCACCGGTGGCACGATTACGGGTTGCGGCGAAGTGTTCAAAGAACGGAACCAAACGGTCCGCATCATCGCCGTTGAACCAAGCGCTTCACCAGTTCTTTCCGGAGGCGTTCCTGGACCTCACAAGATTCAGGGCATCGGCGCGGGATTTGTGCCGGACGTCTTGAATCGGAAGATCCTTGACCGGGTCATTGCGGTCACGGACGACGAGGCGTATTGCACCTCTAAACTCCTGGCGAGCCAAGAAGGGTTGTTCGGAGGAATCTCTTCCGGCGCGAACGTGGCTGCGGCCCGGCGGGTAGCGGCCGAATTGGGGCGCGATAAAACGGTTGTCACGATACTTTGTGATACCGGCGAACGATATCTCAGCATGGGAAAGTATTTCGCTGAGGTTTGA
- a CDS encoding YHS domain-containing protein — MTRTSKTVKDPVCLMEIDPDEAVEREDYQRRHYYFCNAVCHSAFQLDPERYAKQTM, encoded by the coding sequence ATGACACGTACTTCCAAGACGGTTAAAGACCCGGTGTGCCTAATGGAGATCGATCCTGACGAGGCGGTCGAGCGGGAAGATTATCAGCGCCGCCACTATTACTTCTGCAACGCAGTTTGCCATAGCGCGTTTCAACTAGATCCCGAGCGTTATGCGAAACAAACTATGTGA
- a CDS encoding metal-dependent hydrolase: MASAFSHAFVALALGKAPQHPIMTPPVLLLGAVCSIVPDVDVLGFSFGIQYGDLWGHRGMTHSLFLAGLLSAALIGLFYRNRSASTKAWRCAYFFLCTASHGVLDAMTDGGLGVAFLSPFDTNRYFFTVRPVAVSPIGATEFFSTDALRILASEIKWIWFPTIGIYLILRALHSVWRYKSEKGLR, translated from the coding sequence ATGGCCTCTGCCTTCTCTCATGCGTTCGTCGCCCTTGCCTTGGGTAAAGCTCCTCAACATCCCATCATGACTCCGCCTGTTTTGCTGCTGGGCGCGGTCTGCTCGATTGTTCCGGATGTGGATGTCTTAGGCTTCTCCTTTGGCATTCAATATGGCGATCTCTGGGGGCATCGAGGCATGACACACTCTCTCTTCCTCGCCGGTCTGCTAAGCGCCGCTCTCATAGGTCTGTTCTACCGAAACAGATCGGCATCGACAAAAGCGTGGCGTTGTGCCTATTTCTTTCTCTGCACCGCTTCCCATGGTGTGCTGGACGCCATGACCGACGGAGGATTAGGTGTAGCGTTCCTCTCCCCGTTCGACACAAACCGATATTTCTTCACTGTTCGACCGGTTGCGGTGTCTCCGATCGGTGCCACTGAGTTTTTCAGCACGGATGCTCTGCGTATCCTCGCCAGTGAGATCAAGTGGATTTGGTTTCCCACGATCGGGATATACCTGATTCTTCGCGCGCTTCACTCTGTATGGCGCTATAAGTCCGAAAAAGGATTGCGATGA
- the trmL gene encoding tRNA (uridine(34)/cytosine(34)/5-carboxymethylaminomethyluridine(34)-2'-O)-methyltransferase TrmL, translating to MFDVILYQPEIPPNTGNIIRLCANTGARLHLVKPLGFSMGDKQLTRAGLDYHEFATLQVYDSWAACATRFAGCRLFAVSTRGTQRYDLNTYATNDVFLFGPESRGLPTELLEAVAEQQRIRLPMMPDSRSLNLSNTVAVVVYEAWRQIGFLNSRA from the coding sequence ATGTTCGACGTGATCCTTTATCAGCCGGAGATCCCGCCCAACACAGGCAACATCATCCGCCTGTGCGCCAATACCGGCGCGAGATTGCACCTCGTGAAACCGCTTGGTTTTTCGATGGGCGATAAGCAACTGACACGCGCCGGGCTGGATTACCACGAGTTTGCCACGCTCCAGGTCTACGACAGCTGGGCGGCGTGCGCAACCCGGTTTGCCGGCTGCCGGCTGTTTGCCGTTTCCACCAGAGGTACTCAACGCTACGATCTGAACACGTACGCGACAAACGACGTGTTCCTCTTCGGACCGGAAAGTCGCGGGCTGCCGACTGAATTGCTGGAAGCCGTTGCTGAACAGCAGCGGATCCGACTTCCCATGATGCCCGACAGCAGAAGCTTGAATCTCTCCAATACTGTGGCGGTCGTGGTATACGAAGCGTGGCGGCAGATCGGATTCCTGAACAGCCGTGCGTAG
- a CDS encoding tetratricopeptide repeat protein translates to MIRARYLPAGAQWFTVQPIKCLMVRLVGMPLILTLSTGFSALAGEHSLGSDEQVAQHAGAAWESGAITTALEILDHGVSIHPNAVSLYKLRGDILSTFRDPQEAIQAYDRALAVQPTALDIRWAKWGLLARWGQDEGAIAELYEIARIEENNPLIHWRLAQELRKLDRLEESLDAYKRAVGLMPGLLGWRLALARARFDVLDYQGADTDLHYVLHHVPPGSPLEVPARNQLAQLYESMERGRRFKPAPTPQTAESQLKEWAAIRSDAWKLFEAGRYRQAEPMYRKLLSLNPYDSLATHQLGLTLMQLGRCEDALAVFGNMSNLNPSEEDFADTTYRMGQCYVELERWDEAFVHFQMLYDAAVEFEQVNKDVPIPAGTRVLAKEKIGRWLDKVRPHVPDLVKLKEEEAKKADSRRDSSPSLPEEAVYAGALEKIEPQKTLDTGVAIAGRDADFSWFRFVIPAAKVVRDDFPTGAHEFIPLNPGDTFFATQPEIYLVFKLVSDSFDSVSLTARCSPEVPAMTEDPQTTVQDRVMTTMNDRSGYFLLNRPKTGWTPGLYRCGLFAGERASAYTYVDEVRFRIVDRNQP, encoded by the coding sequence ATGATTCGAGCTCGATACTTGCCCGCAGGGGCGCAATGGTTCACCGTCCAGCCGATCAAGTGCTTGATGGTCCGACTCGTTGGCATGCCGCTGATCCTGACGCTCAGCACGGGTTTCTCCGCGTTGGCTGGCGAGCACTCGCTTGGTTCAGACGAACAGGTTGCTCAGCATGCCGGGGCCGCATGGGAGAGTGGCGCGATCACGACGGCGCTAGAGATCCTTGACCACGGCGTGAGTATTCATCCGAACGCGGTTTCTCTGTACAAGCTCCGCGGAGATATTCTTTCCACGTTTCGCGATCCCCAAGAAGCCATTCAAGCGTACGACCGGGCTCTTGCCGTACAGCCCACGGCATTGGATATCCGCTGGGCCAAGTGGGGTCTGTTGGCGCGGTGGGGACAAGACGAGGGCGCGATCGCGGAATTATATGAGATCGCCAGGATCGAAGAGAACAATCCGTTGATCCACTGGCGTCTGGCGCAAGAACTCCGAAAGCTCGACCGCTTGGAGGAATCTCTGGATGCGTACAAGCGGGCCGTAGGACTCATGCCGGGCCTGTTAGGTTGGAGACTGGCGCTGGCTCGTGCGCGCTTCGACGTCCTCGATTATCAAGGAGCCGACACGGATCTGCATTATGTGCTGCACCATGTGCCACCGGGTTCTCCCCTCGAGGTTCCGGCTAGGAATCAGCTTGCACAGCTGTATGAATCCATGGAACGGGGGCGGCGATTCAAGCCGGCACCGACGCCTCAGACCGCCGAGTCTCAACTGAAGGAATGGGCCGCCATTCGTTCTGATGCTTGGAAACTGTTCGAAGCAGGTCGGTATCGGCAAGCCGAACCGATGTATCGCAAGTTGCTGAGCCTCAATCCTTATGATTCCCTGGCCACCCATCAGTTGGGCCTGACTCTCATGCAATTAGGCCGATGCGAAGATGCGCTCGCTGTGTTCGGCAACATGTCCAATCTGAACCCAAGTGAGGAAGACTTCGCGGACACGACCTATCGCATGGGGCAGTGCTATGTGGAGTTGGAACGATGGGACGAAGCTTTTGTCCACTTTCAGATGTTGTATGATGCCGCGGTTGAGTTTGAACAGGTCAACAAGGATGTCCCGATACCGGCCGGTACGCGAGTGCTGGCCAAAGAGAAGATTGGCCGCTGGCTCGATAAAGTGCGGCCTCATGTCCCGGACTTGGTGAAGCTGAAAGAAGAGGAAGCCAAAAAGGCCGATAGCCGGAGGGATTCTTCACCTTCGCTGCCGGAAGAAGCTGTCTACGCAGGAGCCCTCGAAAAGATAGAGCCGCAGAAGACGCTGGATACGGGAGTGGCGATTGCGGGTCGTGATGCCGATTTCAGCTGGTTTCGCTTCGTGATTCCAGCCGCCAAAGTTGTGCGGGACGACTTTCCGACCGGCGCCCACGAGTTCATCCCGCTGAATCCGGGAGACACGTTTTTCGCCACTCAACCCGAAATCTACTTGGTCTTTAAACTGGTGTCGGATTCATTCGACAGCGTGTCGCTGACCGCACGATGTTCACCGGAAGTGCCTGCGATGACCGAGGATCCGCAAACGACAGTACAGGACCGGGTCATGACCACCATGAACGATCGCTCCGGCTATTTCCTCTTGAACCGTCCGAAAACCGGCTGGACGCCGGGTCTCTATCGCTGCGGGTTGTTTGCGGGTGAGCGAGCCTCCGCCTATACCTATGTGGATGAAGTCCGATTCCGGATCGTCGACCGCAATCAGCCTTGA
- a CDS encoding class I SAM-dependent methyltransferase produces the protein MWPPEEADGIGRFRAFVQCASMDADIGARMLSASRSGILGTISNYFIRRGPKDRLDMLIWLFLLNEPVQTTTLACLFSPNDLSALAAMKLIRLDGDVAVCDLAFFECAGLFFATDARVRPPSGVNSVMPLLPDSFDFVGSVSRKPVESTLDLCTGSGVHALVASRHSKHVVATDISPRALQFAEFNAWFNGITNIEFRRGDLFHAVEGRTFDLILSNPPYMPDTTTSPGDNRFCGGRMGDVLWSKILQGLGKHLRSEGLCQMIHMILQFGNERPEDKTRALLGPLADLCNIVICSNTIAYRNEETQSATSIHYGVTTIKRCVNPREVFSSCGPFYPPLSFDVSDLLLALEQASLPEERTLVCKHYFMQSKGNRVFSGGGALMRIVNFLVYCHLVVRRTLRVRSRIHSALRIFR, from the coding sequence ATGTGGCCGCCCGAAGAGGCTGATGGGATCGGGCGATTTCGAGCCTTTGTGCAGTGTGCCAGCATGGATGCTGACATCGGAGCTCGCATGTTGTCTGCCAGCCGGTCGGGAATCCTTGGGACGATCTCTAACTATTTCATACGGAGAGGACCGAAAGATCGACTGGACATGCTGATTTGGTTATTCTTGTTGAACGAGCCCGTACAAACGACGACCCTCGCTTGCCTCTTCTCGCCTAATGACCTCAGTGCACTTGCCGCTATGAAATTGATTCGTTTGGATGGGGACGTAGCCGTATGTGACCTCGCGTTTTTCGAGTGTGCGGGTCTCTTTTTTGCGACCGACGCGCGGGTAAGACCTCCGTCCGGCGTGAACAGCGTCATGCCCTTGCTTCCGGACTCCTTCGATTTTGTTGGTTCTGTGTCACGAAAGCCGGTGGAGTCGACATTGGACCTGTGCACCGGCTCAGGTGTCCATGCCCTCGTCGCATCGCGCCATTCGAAGCACGTAGTCGCGACGGACATCAGCCCACGAGCGTTACAATTCGCTGAGTTCAACGCTTGGTTTAACGGCATCACAAACATTGAATTCCGTCGAGGCGATCTCTTCCATGCCGTGGAAGGCAGGACCTTTGACCTTATTCTTTCAAATCCCCCATATATGCCTGATACTACAACCTCCCCGGGCGATAACCGGTTCTGCGGTGGTCGAATGGGCGACGTGTTGTGGTCGAAAATCCTACAAGGTCTCGGAAAGCATCTGCGTTCCGAGGGACTCTGTCAGATGATCCACATGATCCTTCAGTTTGGCAATGAACGTCCTGAAGATAAAACCCGGGCTTTACTTGGTCCACTTGCCGACTTATGCAACATCGTCATTTGCTCCAATACTATTGCCTATCGAAATGAAGAAACCCAGTCTGCAACTTCTATCCATTATGGTGTTACAACTATCAAACGATGCGTGAACCCTAGAGAAGTATTCTCCAGCTGCGGCCCCTTTTACCCACCATTGTCCTTTGATGTGTCAGACCTGCTTTTGGCCCTTGAGCAAGCGTCATTACCCGAGGAGCGAACACTCGTCTGTAAACACTACTTCATGCAGTCAAAGGGAAACAGGGTATTTAGCGGCGGCGGGGCACTGATGAGGATAGTCAATTTCTTGGTCTACTGTCACTTAGTCGTACGTCGTACGTTGCGTGTTCGTAGTCGCATTCATAGTGCCTTGCGCATTTTTCGTTGA
- the bioB gene encoding biotin synthase BioB has protein sequence MNYMTLADKALNDELLTEGECHSVLSAPDDELLSLLHAAFQVRSKHFGRTVRLQMLQNAKSGACQEDCHYCSQSSISTAPIERYNLLPQKQMIAGARQAAASKAQRYCIVISGRSPLDREIDEIAGAVRAIKQEVPIQICCSLGIMNESQAKRLKAAGVDRVNHNLNTSEAFHASICTTHTFQDRLATIRNARAAGLEICSGGIVGMGEKDEDLIELAMALREVKPDSIPLNTLHPVAGTPLENCDHLTPQRCLKVLCLFRFLHPSTEIRIAGGREHNLRSLQPLALYPADSVFVNGYLTTPGAPAPEVWGMIKDLGFTIEVDYQQPVAG, from the coding sequence ATGAACTATATGACCTTGGCAGATAAAGCTCTCAATGACGAACTCCTTACCGAAGGAGAATGCCACTCCGTCTTGAGTGCGCCGGACGACGAATTGCTTTCATTGTTGCACGCGGCCTTTCAAGTCCGATCCAAACACTTCGGCCGCACCGTTCGCCTGCAGATGCTCCAGAATGCCAAGAGCGGAGCGTGTCAAGAAGACTGCCACTACTGTTCGCAATCCTCCATCTCGACGGCACCGATCGAACGCTACAATCTCCTTCCGCAGAAGCAAATGATCGCGGGCGCCCGGCAAGCGGCCGCATCAAAAGCCCAGCGCTACTGCATCGTCATCAGCGGACGCAGTCCATTGGATCGTGAAATCGACGAAATCGCCGGAGCTGTGCGCGCCATCAAGCAGGAAGTCCCGATTCAAATATGTTGTTCGCTTGGAATAATGAACGAATCCCAAGCCAAGAGACTGAAAGCAGCAGGCGTCGATCGGGTGAACCACAACTTGAACACCAGCGAGGCTTTTCACGCATCGATTTGCACGACCCATACATTTCAGGACCGGCTGGCGACGATCAGAAATGCCCGTGCAGCAGGATTAGAAATCTGCTCGGGTGGAATTGTCGGCATGGGAGAAAAGGACGAGGATTTGATCGAACTGGCGATGGCTCTGCGCGAGGTAAAGCCGGATTCGATCCCCCTCAACACGCTTCATCCGGTAGCCGGCACTCCATTGGAGAATTGCGACCACCTCACGCCCCAGCGCTGTTTGAAAGTACTCTGCCTCTTCCGCTTTCTTCACCCCAGCACGGAAATTCGCATTGCGGGTGGTCGAGAACACAACCTACGCAGCTTGCAACCTCTCGCTCTCTATCCAGCCGACTCCGTCTTCGTGAACGGATATCTGACGACCCCGGGCGCTCCGGCTCCGGAAGTCTGGGGCATGATCAAAGATCTCGGCTTCACGATCGAAGTGGATTATCAGCAGCCGGTGGCAGGCTAA
- a CDS encoding tetratricopeptide repeat protein encodes MFKLLITIFVISAGVFIYSYFRELNPGTVVVHTGPGAEFELSPVTLVLISMAFGAVLATFVVGLQQTAHLILNWRSNRLVRRKEKVDTLHRDGTHAFMSKRTLEAITLFEKALAIDPNRVDSLLWLGNIYRAEQNFPEAVRLHQHAHRVDDRNIEVLLELGKDLEEAKRYEEALQALQKILKIEPDNLTALIRKRDLNIRMERWSEALEIQHRLLKANLPAPEKQAEAALLVGCMYEVGRQLLERGHPDKARRYFRGAIKKDRSFLPAYIGMGEILLHEGKTKDAVEILKKVYARTRSVIILHRLEELFLDQGEPSEIIRIYQEALQQNPQNPILQFYLGKLYYRLEMVDEAFDLLSTIEGPQDHLLDYHKIMANLFLRKQHFEEAIIELKKALSFKKRVVVPYICTQCQQESVEWSGRCRRCAKWNTLTALPWLEAGQAAAHSDAEPSSVPAVPYQGIASPFETV; translated from the coding sequence ATGTTCAAACTGCTGATCACCATTTTCGTCATCAGCGCCGGGGTATTCATCTACAGCTATTTCCGCGAGTTGAACCCGGGGACCGTCGTCGTCCACACCGGCCCAGGCGCAGAGTTTGAGCTCAGTCCCGTCACACTCGTCTTGATCTCCATGGCATTCGGGGCGGTACTCGCCACCTTTGTCGTGGGGCTGCAACAAACGGCGCATTTGATCTTGAATTGGCGCAGTAACCGACTGGTGCGTCGGAAAGAGAAGGTCGACACACTCCATCGGGACGGAACCCATGCGTTCATGTCGAAACGCACGTTGGAAGCGATTACGCTCTTTGAAAAAGCCCTAGCCATCGATCCCAATCGCGTCGATTCGCTTCTTTGGTTGGGGAATATCTACCGGGCGGAACAGAATTTCCCCGAAGCCGTCCGGCTCCATCAACATGCGCATCGCGTCGATGATCGGAACATTGAGGTCTTGTTGGAGTTGGGCAAGGATTTGGAAGAAGCCAAACGGTATGAAGAGGCGCTTCAAGCGCTCCAGAAGATTCTCAAGATTGAGCCCGACAACCTGACGGCCCTCATCCGAAAACGGGACCTCAACATCCGCATGGAGCGATGGAGCGAAGCGCTTGAGATTCAGCACCGCTTACTTAAAGCCAATCTGCCCGCTCCCGAAAAGCAGGCGGAAGCGGCGCTGCTGGTCGGATGCATGTACGAAGTCGGGCGGCAACTCCTCGAACGCGGGCATCCCGACAAAGCTCGGCGATACTTCCGAGGCGCCATCAAGAAAGACCGCAGTTTCCTCCCCGCCTATATTGGGATGGGTGAAATTCTGCTCCACGAAGGCAAAACCAAAGACGCTGTAGAAATCCTGAAGAAGGTGTATGCGCGAACGCGTAGCGTGATCATTCTGCATCGGCTGGAAGAACTCTTCTTGGATCAAGGCGAGCCCAGCGAGATCATCAGAATCTATCAGGAGGCCTTGCAGCAAAACCCGCAGAATCCGATCCTCCAATTCTACCTGGGCAAACTGTACTATCGGCTGGAAATGGTGGATGAGGCGTTCGATCTGCTTTCGACCATAGAGGGACCTCAAGATCACCTCTTGGACTATCACAAGATCATGGCCAATCTCTTCCTACGCAAGCAGCATTTTGAGGAAGCCATCATCGAATTGAAGAAAGCCCTCAGCTTCAAGAAGCGTGTGGTGGTCCCCTATATCTGCACTCAGTGCCAGCAGGAGTCAGTCGAGTGGTCCGGCCGCTGCCGCCGTTGCGCCAAGTGGAATACGCTCACGGCGCTCCCCTGGCTCGAAGCCGGCCAAGCCGCTGCACACTCGGATGCCGAGCCCTCATCCGTGCCCGCAGTTCCTTACCAAGGCATTGCTTCTCCGTTTGAAACCGTGTAG
- the rsfS gene encoding ribosome silencing factor: MSDKKALDVQVLHVAPLTSIADYLVIGSAESDRQTRAVADSIVDALSRMGQRPLSIEGTTSGQWVLLDFGDVVAHVFRQDSRSHYAIERLWSDARHVPIPDEAPAPATAPKRRMTRKTDSQKTV; this comes from the coding sequence ATGTCTGACAAGAAGGCCCTCGATGTCCAAGTCCTCCACGTCGCCCCGCTCACCTCAATCGCTGATTACCTGGTCATCGGGTCGGCGGAATCCGACAGACAAACACGCGCGGTCGCTGACTCCATTGTCGACGCACTCTCTCGCATGGGCCAACGGCCGCTGAGCATTGAAGGGACGACCTCGGGCCAGTGGGTTCTCCTCGATTTTGGCGATGTCGTGGCCCATGTATTCAGGCAGGACTCTCGGTCGCACTATGCGATTGAGCGTCTGTGGAGCGACGCGCGGCATGTTCCTATTCCTGACGAAGCGCCGGCCCCAGCGACCGCCCCAAAGCGGCGCATGACCCGGAAGACGGATTCGCAGAAGACGGTGTAG
- the nadD gene encoding nicotinate (nicotinamide) nucleotide adenylyltransferase: MNAPQPSVRSTQRPVPHRLGLFGGSFNPIHNGHLAIAHDVHDRMELSRILFIPTGDPPHKQDQSLASANVRLEMVRLATAGIPAFDVTDLELRRKGKSYSIDTVLELQEQFGPSTELFFIIGLDAFLDLPMWKAPEQILKICRFVVVPRPGRSFSALAKMSLFPHLDPQMLAQLDAGAVSKVDIAVPASPGVTCLSLPPHPTSASEIRQRIRSGLPLANMLPPSVESYILHHNLYQEGSNRTRI, from the coding sequence ATGAATGCTCCTCAACCCTCAGTGCGCAGCACTCAGCGCCCGGTTCCGCATCGTCTCGGCTTATTCGGCGGCAGTTTCAACCCCATTCACAACGGGCACCTGGCTATTGCGCATGACGTGCACGACCGGATGGAGCTCTCTCGAATCCTCTTCATTCCAACCGGCGACCCACCGCATAAGCAGGACCAATCACTCGCTTCAGCGAATGTTCGGCTCGAAATGGTGCGTCTGGCGACCGCCGGAATCCCGGCTTTTGACGTCACCGACCTCGAGCTGCGGCGAAAGGGGAAATCATACTCCATCGATACGGTTCTTGAACTACAAGAGCAGTTTGGCCCTTCCACAGAGCTGTTCTTTATCATTGGGCTGGACGCGTTTCTCGATCTCCCTATGTGGAAAGCACCGGAGCAGATCTTGAAGATCTGCCGTTTCGTCGTGGTTCCCAGGCCGGGACGATCTTTCAGTGCTCTAGCCAAGATGTCCCTGTTTCCCCATCTCGATCCACAGATGCTTGCGCAGCTCGACGCCGGTGCGGTGAGCAAGGTGGATATTGCCGTCCCCGCCTCTCCCGGGGTCACCTGCTTGTCCCTCCCGCCCCATCCGACCTCCGCATCGGAAATCAGACAGAGGATTCGGTCTGGACTGCCGCTGGCAAATATGTTGCCCCCCTCAGTAGAATCTTATATACTTCACCATAATCTTTATCAGGAGGGCAGTAATCGTACGCGCATCTAA
- the proB gene encoding glutamate 5-kinase encodes MRDTLLAQAKRIVIKIGSSLIASRAEGLRPHQIERLAGEIASLRTQGREVLIVSSGAIVSGIRKLQLKDYPKSLPVKQAAAAVGQSRLMWAYEKAFERLGIQVAQILLTHQDLADRRRFLNARHTLSALIGFGILPIINENDTVAVDEIRVGDNDTLASEVAHLADADLLVILSDVDGLYTEDPRKNPSATLIPLIPEITQDIERLAGVSSTFEGTGGMATKLRAAKKVGEYGISTLILNGERAGLLPKVLAGEPGGSLFLARERRLNSRKHWIAFTLRPRGQIHLDRGAVDALTKRGKSLLASGILQVAGSFEAGDAVSCLDTDGKEFAKGLVNCSSDSLHRMRGLKTADIQEKFGPQEYEEVIHRDNLVIL; translated from the coding sequence ATGCGAGACACACTCCTAGCACAGGCCAAACGGATCGTCATCAAGATCGGCAGCAGTCTGATTGCTTCGCGTGCAGAGGGTTTACGCCCCCACCAAATCGAGCGATTGGCCGGTGAAATCGCTTCTCTCCGGACTCAGGGTCGTGAGGTCCTGATCGTCTCCTCCGGTGCCATCGTCTCCGGCATTCGAAAGTTACAGCTGAAAGACTATCCCAAAAGCCTTCCAGTCAAGCAGGCTGCGGCGGCTGTGGGGCAAAGCCGACTGATGTGGGCCTATGAAAAGGCCTTCGAGCGCCTGGGGATTCAGGTGGCGCAGATTCTCCTCACCCACCAGGATCTCGCTGATCGACGCCGTTTTCTCAATGCCCGCCATACCCTTTCGGCGCTCATTGGGTTCGGCATTCTGCCGATCATCAACGAAAATGATACCGTCGCGGTTGATGAGATCAGAGTCGGCGACAACGACACCCTTGCAAGCGAAGTGGCTCACCTGGCGGATGCAGACCTGCTGGTGATTCTCTCGGACGTCGACGGCCTTTATACTGAAGATCCGCGCAAAAATCCGTCCGCCACTCTGATTCCACTCATTCCGGAGATTACCCAAGATATTGAGCGCCTGGCAGGGGTGTCCAGCACATTTGAAGGCACCGGGGGAATGGCAACCAAGCTACGGGCCGCCAAAAAAGTCGGAGAGTATGGAATCTCTACCCTGATTCTCAACGGCGAACGGGCCGGACTCCTGCCGAAAGTTCTCGCCGGTGAGCCAGGCGGAAGTCTCTTTCTTGCCAGGGAGCGCCGCCTCAACAGCCGCAAACATTGGATCGCCTTCACGCTTCGGCCCCGCGGCCAGATACACCTCGACCGAGGAGCAGTCGATGCCCTGACGAAGCGAGGGAAAAGTCTGTTGGCTTCGGGCATTCTCCAGGTCGCGGGATCATTTGAAGCCGGTGATGCGGTGAGTTGTCTTGATACGGACGGAAAGGAATTCGCCAAAGGCTTGGTGAACTGTTCGTCCGACTCATTACACCGAATGAGAGGGCTCAAGACAGCGGATATTCAAGAGAAGTTCGGCCCTCAGGAATATGAAGAAGTCATCCATCGAGACAATCTTGTGATCCTCTAG